Genomic window (Blastocatellia bacterium):
TGCTGACTTTGATGGCACTGGTGGCTTAAATGACATCGCAGTAATGGAACAACGCTCAGGTACAGTATTTGTATTATTAAACCTTTCTGCTAATGCTAACCCAACCTTGGGATCCATTACATTAAGAGACATCTTTACAAATAGAGATATCCGTCCAACTGCTGCAACCTCTTTCGTTGATGCTTTAACAGGTCTCAATGATATTGCTATTACAGACGTTGCTACCCCACAAAATACCAATGGTGCTGGTCAAATCATTGTTGGCTTAAATGATGGTACAGGTAGATTCTCTAACCAAAATGGTTTATTCCGTCAATTCGTTGCTACCTCTGGTGCAACCAATATTCTCAGTGGTGACTTTAGAAACACTGGTAGAGCTACAGACTTAGTATATGTTGACTACCTCAACAACTTAGCCGCAGTCGCTCTCAATGATGGAACAAACTTCTTCTTAACTCCACAAATTCGTGAAACAGGCGGTTTTGTACCAGTTTCTGCTGCTATCGCTGACGTAAACGACGACGATAACATGGACGTAATGGTACTCAATAGCGGTGCTGCTCCAAACCAAACAGTTGGTAATCAATCAATCGTTTCTGTCCTATTAGGTCAAGGCGATGGCCGTTTAATCCCAACAGGTTCATTACTCAATGTACCAAATTCTGGTCTTTCAATTGTTGGTGGTTTAGCAGTATTAGATACCACTCCAATTCGTCGCGTTGTTGACTTCAACAATGACGGTTTCCCTGATTTCGCAGTTAACAGCACAAGAGGCGGTGCAGGCGTTTTAGGTGTTCCAGGCCAACCAGTTCCAACAGTTACATTACTCTTAAATCGTCCAGATGCTCCAGGCCAATTTGTTGTTCAACCTCCTATTTCCTTATTTGATGACACTGTTACTACCGGTGGAGGCAATGCCGTTAACGGTGCTAACATGGCTTTAGATTCAACCCAAGGTGGCCCAGGCTTAGTAACAGGTCGCGGTGGTAATGTTGGCCCTAATGGTGCTTTAGTCGGTTTAACAGCAGGTTTTGGCGGTGCAGGTGTTGGTGGTGCTAACTACACCCTATCAGTATCTGACTTCCAAGCAGATGGTTCTCCAGACTTAGTTGTCACTGGTTCATTTAACATATTACAAAACGTTGTTGGCCCAATTACTAACACTCAACCAGTCAACTATCGTTCAGCTATCTACTTAGTAGGTAATCAAACTGCTGGCACAATGCGTGTATCTCGTCCAATGCGTATTAGAGAATTTACTCTAAATACAGTTGGAACATTAACACCAAGAATTAATGGTGGCGATACATTTGTTGCTTGTACTACAGGTAACTTTGTTGGATTCAATAACTTAGTTCCAGATGTTGTCCACCTCTCAATCAATGGTGGTTTATATATCGATGGTAACATTACATCCGTACTCAACCATGCTCCTATTATTCGTATTAACCGTACTGATTTAGGTGCGCCAATGGGTCAAGGCCGTAAAGTTATCTTAACTTCTGGTCAAATGAGATCCATCCCAGTAACTGGTGCTGATGTTGACATCCCAGGTAACACATTAAGCTTTAGCTTAGTACCTCCTCCAAATGGTGAAGCTCCTCCATCCTTTGTACGTATTATGGACAATGGCAATAACACTGCTAACGTTGTAATCGATACACGTAACAACGGTGCAGGCGTAAACAACGGCCCAGGTCAATTAAGAGCACGCATTGCTGTACAAAGCACTGATGCTGGCACAAGCGGCCCAGGTGGACGTTTACCATTAATCGGACGTGATTACTTTACATTAGTTGTCAATCCAAACTCTGCTCCAACCATTGCTCCAATTGCTAATGTAAGCCTTGAAGCTGGTAGAACTCAAACCGTTAACCTACAAGTTAATGATAGAGAAGGCGATGCAGTAACCATAACCAGAAAATGCGACAAAGATAGCTTTGTTTCCGTCAGTGGAACAACATTATCTATCGCTCCAACAGATGCTGATGTAGGCACAAACACTTGTACCTTAACAGCTACCGATTCTATCGGTTTATTCTCAACCACTTCCTTTGTAGTTACAGTAAGAGCTCGTAACATTGCTCCAACAATCGCTAACATCGGCGACCAAACTGTAAGACAAGGTCAAGTCATCACTGTTAATGTAACAGCTAATGACACACCAGGTGATGCTTTAAGATTATCCATCACTTCACCTCTTGCTTTTGCAACACTTTCAGATAATGGCAACGGCACTGGCGTTATCCGCATTGCTCCAGCTTTAACTGATGCTCAAGGTGGACGTATTACTGTAAACGTAACTGACCAAGGTGGTTTAAGTGCTACTACATCCTTCAATGTTACCGTTCAAACAGCAGTACAAATCAATGGTGCAGCATTTGACACACGTGGCAAACAACTCTTTATCAATGGTACTGGCTTTGGTACATCAGGTGCTAGAGTAACAATCAATGGTCAAGATATAACTGCTCGCGTAAGTGGTCAATCTAATGAGTCAATCACAGCTAAAGGCAACAAGAAGAAATTAAACCTCAGAGCAGGCCCAAATCAAATTGTTATCACTGCTGGTGGTGTAACCTCTAACACCTTTGTATTGAATTTACTCCAAGGCGATGAAGATTAATCTGAATCTACCCTAGGTTTTACAAGCGAGAGCGAGCCATTCGGCTCGCTCTTGTTTTTAAGAATAAAATGTTTTAGCGTTATAATGTTTTGCTAGCTTGCAATGAGCTAACTTCATCTATAAAACTAAATAGTTGGTGTTAGTTGATTTTAAGCTTAAACAATTTATTAATATTTAGTTTTAAGCTTTTGTGGACATGTTTTTAGGAGGATTTAATGTCTAAGAAGTTTTCCTTGATTTTACTAACTTTACTTTTAATGACCGCTTTTATTGGTTGTAACAAAACTGCTAATAGCGATAACACAGCAAGTAATAGTACGGCAAATAATACGCCTGCAAATAATTCTGGAGTGACTGCAAATAATACAATAGAAGCAAATAATACAACTGATGCAACAGGGCAACCTGTTTTAGTTAATGCTCCAGCAGGAGCAAATGTTGTTTTGCCAAAGGATGTTCCAACTTTTCCAAAGGCTGCTGCTAAAGGAAAAAGAATTACAAATAAAATTACTATGTTTGATTTTCAAACCAAGTCAGATCCTAAAGAAGTAAATGACTTTTTTATAGAAAACTTAAAAAAAGAAGGCTGGCAACTCAGAATACAACAATCTAATAGTAAGGAAGGACTTTTTTTTACTAAACCAAAACGAAGTATAAAAGTTGTTGCTTATCCAAATGCTAAGGAAAAAGCTACAGATTTTACTATTCATGTTGTAGATATAAGTGATAATCCTATAGCCCAACAAATAGAAGTAGCAGATAAAGATGACAAAAAGACTCCTATTAATGTTGGTAACTTAAATGAAGCAATGAAAATGCCAGCAACATTGCCTAGTGATGTACCCTTCTATCCAGGGGCAACAAGAAAACCAACCGATAAACCGGGTCTTTGGTGGGAGTATAAAACTAAAGATAACGTTAAAAAAATTGCTGATTGGTATTCAGGAGAATTAAAAGCTAAAAATTGGGATGTACATTTAGATACTAGTGAATTAGGCGATAGTATGGTTATCTATACAAAAAATAATGAACAAGGCGATAAAATATATGTTGGTGTTCGTGTTAATGATATGAAACAAGCAGATGAACGATGGATAACATTAATTAACTATCCTTATAATACTGTAATACCAAAGGATATAAAACCAATTAGTGTGGTAGAAAAAGAACAAGCAGGAACATTAAAAGCAATTCAAGAAGCAACTAAAAAAGCTCAAGAGTTAAAGAAAAAGGCAGAAAAAGAAGCTAATAAAAAATAACTAGCTCTAATGTTTTATTAAATAAAATAGCCCAGTAATAATTTACTGGGCTATGGTTTTTTATGGGTACGGCTGGGCTTGAACCAGCGACTTCTACCGTGTGAGGATAGCACTCTACCACTGAGTTACGTACCCAAGAATTTTTAAAGTGCAAATAAAAAAGTAAGCTCCCAATTCTAGTAGAAATAACTTTTTTGCGTCAATAGCCAAAAACCCGATAACCTTACAATCCTACTTGTAAATGGGTCTATTTAGAATTTTTAATTTCCAAAAATTAAATTCTCCTTTTTGCTATAAACTTTCCTTTTGTCAAAATCTACACTTATGATAAATTGCACTCTACCATCTAAATAAAGGACACACTAGCCTTACTCTAAACGACTGGCAAAATAGAACATGGATCTTTCGACAGCTATCACTAAAACCAAACAATTACAAAAAACTATAGAAACAGTTATTCGCGGTAAATCGGAAGTTATTCGTCTAGCTATAATTGCTTTACTAGCAGGAGGGCATCTTTTAATAGAAGATGTTCCTGGTGTAGGTAAAACTACTTTAGCTCAAACAATGGCCCGTTCTTTTAATTGTACTTTTAACAGAGTACAGTTTACTAGTGATTTACTCCCATCAGATATTGTTGGCTTATCGGTTTATAATCAACGTGCAGATAACTTTGAATTTCGGCCAGGGCCAATTTTCGCCAATGTAATTTTAGCTGATGAAATCAATCGAACTACTCCTAAAACTCAAAGTAGTCTTTTAGAAGCAATGGCAGAAGGACATGTTACGATTGAAAATAAAACTTATCCCCTACCACGCCCCTTTATTGTTTTAGCTACTCAAAACCCTGTAGAACATCATGGCACCTACCCGCTGCCAGAATCACAATTAGACCGTTTTATGATGCGTATCAGTATGGGTTATCCAGAAATGTCAGAAGAAAAGCAAATCTTACGTAATCAAATGACCAGGCATCCAATAGAAAGTATTGAACCTATAATGCAGGCTTCTGATGTTGTAGAGTTACAAAAATTAGTTAGAGAAGTAAGAGTAGATGATTTAATTTTAGATTATCTTGTAAAATTAGTTGATGCTACTAGAAATAATGAGCTTTTAGAGCTAGGAGTAAGTCCTAGAGCTAGTTTAGCTTTACTTCATGCAGCACAATCTTGTGCTATTTTAGAAAAGCGAGATTATTGTATTCCTGATGATGTAAAAAATTTGCTAGTACCAGTTTTTTCTCATCGTGTTATTGTTAATGCTCGGTATGGATCAGCAAAAAAACATTCTGAAGAAGCAGAGTCAGTTCTCCAGGAAATATTAAAGACTGTTGAAGTACCAATTTAAGCCAAGAATAGTTTAGGTTTTATATGGATAGCAAAGCAATACAAGATTTTAAGCGGATTGCTAAAGAGTTTTTTATTACTACATTTTTATTAGGCTCTGCG
Coding sequences:
- a CDS encoding VCBS repeat-containing protein, producing the protein MRKGFTLLLFAIMLIASAITPILAQDFAFGGANSNNRNSIIRIVPGLTNLGVTGAATNLTLNTLTGVGNGRLANNRLASTSFNAVDVGIGDFDGDGINDIITVSDDTNIFNLNSPPIPSPDANVGRITLFTGAGDGTFGLPASTLTRAVPKSLAVADVDLDGVDEVAVADLTGYQIFDTGNLIVTVSASTPGSVGSGGTAVPVSIAIERIDDDAVPDVVVASSFLIAGLGGCVDTFVSTNGLTIASSSIFTLGDVAANVQQFLPANRCVNAFQSNLPFPAVGGAVDTDFDIGIATTSGLEIYENLGTDPALGFRGFDGDLANGGAQTPSFLLPAGAAPIAFFPGDVNGDNVQDLNVLNFGSGTTTTYVANAGNVGYQTARTSVAGANPISGTLANFDGDNNADLLVADIFGVVFLQGNGNGSFTNLGENVASFFGAPLNTCAVASDVVNLLLDDGIEDIAIADGFAGAGAPGGVIYLDSQGGLPNGFNPVGLRLFTAVSLAADFDGTGGLNDIAVMEQRSGTVFVLLNLSANANPTLGSITLRDIFTNRDIRPTAATSFVDALTGLNDIAITDVATPQNTNGAGQIIVGLNDGTGRFSNQNGLFRQFVATSGATNILSGDFRNTGRATDLVYVDYLNNLAAVALNDGTNFFLTPQIRETGGFVPVSAAIADVNDDDNMDVMVLNSGAAPNQTVGNQSIVSVLLGQGDGRLIPTGSLLNVPNSGLSIVGGLAVLDTTPIRRVVDFNNDGFPDFAVNSTRGGAGVLGVPGQPVPTVTLLLNRPDAPGQFVVQPPISLFDDTVTTGGGNAVNGANMALDSTQGGPGLVTGRGGNVGPNGALVGLTAGFGGAGVGGANYTLSVSDFQADGSPDLVVTGSFNILQNVVGPITNTQPVNYRSAIYLVGNQTAGTMRVSRPMRIREFTLNTVGTLTPRINGGDTFVACTTGNFVGFNNLVPDVVHLSINGGLYIDGNITSVLNHAPIIRINRTDLGAPMGQGRKVILTSGQMRSIPVTGADVDIPGNTLSFSLVPPPNGEAPPSFVRIMDNGNNTANVVIDTRNNGAGVNNGPGQLRARIAVQSTDAGTSGPGGRLPLIGRDYFTLVVNPNSAPTIAPIANVSLEAGRTQTVNLQVNDREGDAVTITRKCDKDSFVSVSGTTLSIAPTDADVGTNTCTLTATDSIGLFSTTSFVVTVRARNIAPTIANIGDQTVRQGQVITVNVTANDTPGDALRLSITSPLAFATLSDNGNGTGVIRIAPALTDAQGGRITVNVTDQGGLSATTSFNVTVQTAVQINGAAFDTRGKQLFINGTGFGTSGARVTINGQDITARVSGQSNESITAKGNKKKLNLRAGPNQIVITAGGVTSNTFVLNLLQGDED
- a CDS encoding MoxR family ATPase, with protein sequence MDLSTAITKTKQLQKTIETVIRGKSEVIRLAIIALLAGGHLLIEDVPGVGKTTLAQTMARSFNCTFNRVQFTSDLLPSDIVGLSVYNQRADNFEFRPGPIFANVILADEINRTTPKTQSSLLEAMAEGHVTIENKTYPLPRPFIVLATQNPVEHHGTYPLPESQLDRFMMRISMGYPEMSEEKQILRNQMTRHPIESIEPIMQASDVVELQKLVREVRVDDLILDYLVKLVDATRNNELLELGVSPRASLALLHAAQSCAILEKRDYCIPDDVKNLLVPVFSHRVIVNARYGSAKKHSEEAESVLQEILKTVEVPI